A window of the Tunturibacter empetritectus genome harbors these coding sequences:
- a CDS encoding DUF6188 family protein, giving the protein MAADADLSFLKGKLLTQICFGEFQVQLHFHEESTYISVESSFEFEQADGVFEKYVVGPESGERNIHQFANQLTKFIGGTVEHVEWVVDGTLTLTFPTHGKLRVLDDNPRFEAYQIGHGKDFFVI; this is encoded by the coding sequence TTGGCAGCAGATGCAGATCTCAGCTTTCTAAAGGGAAAGTTGCTGACCCAGATCTGTTTCGGAGAATTTCAGGTTCAACTTCATTTTCATGAAGAGAGTACTTATATCTCCGTCGAGTCGTCCTTCGAGTTCGAGCAGGCTGACGGAGTCTTTGAAAAATATGTCGTTGGTCCTGAGTCCGGTGAACGGAACATTCATCAATTCGCCAATCAGTTGACTAAATTTATTGGTGGCACTGTAGAGCATGTCGAATGGGTTGTAGATGGAACCCTGACACTCACTTTCCCGACGCACGGAAAGTTGAGGGTCCTGGACGACAACCCGCGATTTGAGGCTTATCAGATCGGCCATGGCAAAGACTTCTTCGTTATTTAG